AAAAAGCGCACGGCAGCGTCGGCCTGCAGGTGGTGCCGACGGCGAAGGGGGAGCTGGTGGTTCTGAGCGTGGTGCCCGGCGCGCCGGCCCAGACTGCCGGCCTGCAGCCGGGCGACCTGATTGTCCAGGTAGACGATTTTGCTCTGGCCGGCAGTGATTTTGCCGAAGTGGTTCCGCGCTACCTCTGGGGACCGGTCGGTGGCAGCGTGACCATCACCTACCTGCGGCCGGGGGAGGCGGGTCGCCATTCGCTGACCCTGAAACGGGCCGCGCTCAAACCCGTTGCCGCGCCGCCCGGCGTGAAAATGCTGACTCCCGACAAAAAATATTAGGCAGGAAGAGAGATGCAGACAAAAGAGATTACCGTGGTGCTCTACGGCCGCCGCCACAGCCGCGCCGACTGGAGCTTCGAACTGGATGAAGAGGTCCTCGACGCGATGCTGAAGGGCCTGGCCGAAGAGCTGGCGCCGTTCGGCATGGTGCTGCGGCGCGAGGCGAATGCGGAGATGGTCCTCGAGGTCAGGGGGTATAACGACTTGCTCAACACCGTGCGGCTGCGCTCGCCGCAGGACGGCATCGGCAACCTCTGCCTCGGCCACATCATTGGCATCAGTCCCAACCGCGACCTTCTCGAAGATATCCGCCGGGGGATCAACCGCATCGCCTTCGCCCCGGAGACCATCGAGCCTGAAGGGAGCAACAAG
This window of the Desulfuromonadales bacterium genome carries:
- a CDS encoding PDZ domain-containing protein, with amino-acid sequence MGRRRTRFALIALALAGLLLLVAPAALVAAEKAHGSVGLQVVPTAKGELVVLSVVPGAPAQTAGLQPGDLIVQVDDFALAGSDFAEVVPRYLWGPVGGSVTITYLRPGEAGRHSLTLKRAALKPVAAPPGVKMLTPDKKY